A genomic window from Verrucomicrobiia bacterium includes:
- a CDS encoding acetyl ornithine aminotransferase family protein: protein MFVQPKIKTRLPGAKSKRIIKQDETYVSPSYTRTHPVVIDKGEGAMLWDVDGNRFLDFHSGIGVTSTGNVHPRVVNAAVRQMKRAMHVATADFYHQPVADLAKKITSVAPMKGPKRVFFTNSGTEAVEAAFKLARYTRRRPRTIAFINAFHGRTMGALSLTCSKQTQRKRFAPLVPEVTHVPYAYCYRCPYNLSFPSCNYHCVQVIEDVYLNKVAPADEVAALIVEPIQGEGGYVVPPPDYHTRLKKMCEKNDILFIADEVQSGMGKTGKMFAIEHWGVAPDIISTAKALGSGLPIGAAIASAKLMSWDRGAHSTTFGGNPVACAAALETIKLLEGGLMKNAERVGKVMMEELVRMMHRHDIIGDVRGKGLMLGAEIVRDKKSKKPAPDWADDIMMDAFRRGLMFLTCGPNTLRIVPPLIISEEQAMAGLAILDKSITAIESQKKK from the coding sequence ATGTTTGTACAACCAAAAATTAAAACCCGGCTGCCGGGAGCCAAGTCGAAACGAATTATCAAACAGGACGAAACGTACGTTTCCCCGTCCTACACCCGCACCCATCCGGTGGTCATTGACAAAGGAGAGGGAGCGATGCTTTGGGATGTGGACGGCAACCGATTTCTGGATTTTCATTCCGGCATCGGAGTGACTTCCACCGGCAACGTGCATCCGCGCGTAGTGAATGCTGCTGTCCGGCAGATGAAACGCGCGATGCACGTCGCCACGGCCGATTTTTACCACCAGCCGGTGGCGGATTTGGCCAAAAAGATAACCTCTGTGGCGCCGATGAAAGGGCCGAAGCGGGTTTTCTTCACCAATTCCGGCACGGAAGCGGTGGAGGCGGCCTTTAAGCTGGCGCGCTACACCCGCAGGCGGCCGCGGACGATCGCCTTCATCAACGCTTTTCACGGAAGGACGATGGGGGCACTTTCACTGACCTGCAGCAAGCAGACCCAGCGAAAACGGTTCGCCCCCTTGGTTCCAGAAGTGACTCACGTTCCATACGCCTATTGTTACCGCTGTCCCTACAACTTGAGTTTTCCTTCCTGCAACTATCACTGCGTGCAGGTTATCGAGGATGTTTACTTGAACAAGGTAGCGCCGGCGGATGAAGTGGCGGCCTTGATTGTAGAGCCGATTCAGGGGGAGGGGGGGTACGTCGTACCGCCTCCCGATTATCACACGCGGCTGAAAAAGATGTGCGAAAAAAACGATATTCTTTTTATCGCCGATGAAGTGCAATCCGGGATGGGAAAAACCGGCAAAATGTTTGCCATCGAGCACTGGGGGGTTGCTCCGGACATCATTTCCACGGCCAAGGCCTTGGGCTCCGGGCTTCCCATTGGAGCCGCGATTGCCTCCGCCAAACTGATGAGTTGGGATCGGGGGGCCCATTCCACCACGTTTGGCGGCAATCCGGTCGCCTGCGCGGCAGCTTTGGAAACAATCAAACTCCTCGAAGGTGGGCTGATGAAAAATGCGGAGCGGGTGGGAAAGGTGATGATGGAGGAGCTGGTCCGTATGATGCACCGGCATGACATCATCGGGGACGTGCGGGGGAAGGGGCTGATGCTTGGGGCGGAAATTGTCCGGGACAAAAAGTCCAAAAAACCGGCGCCGGACTGGGCGGATGACATTATGATGGATGCGTTTCGCCGGGGACTGATGTTTTTGACCTGTGGCCCAAACACGCTACGCATCGTGCCCCCGCTGATAATTTCCGAGGAACAGGCGATGGCCGGGCTGGCCATTTTGGACAAAAGCATCACCGCAATAGAGTCCCAAAAGAAAAAGTAA
- a CDS encoding asparaginase, with the protein MAKTASKTAARRERKKSPPCGHALLAEVYRGGVVESRHFGSVAVVDENGKLRYAAGNPQLTTFFRSASKPFQVLALIEEGGVERYGLTPEEIAIMAGSHSGQPEHVEVIDQILAKVGISEPDLQCGVQTPLYFSSQNRTPEAGQPFDQRHHNCSGKHSGMIALAKILGEDVSNYLNPKGKTQRRIMEGVAAACQFPAPQMAVSTDGCSAPNPAVPLYHMAWGFARLASASRLKGAFSRALQKVLEAMQRYPLMVSGEKRLDYLLAKTFNGKIVAKAGAEAVECLGLTDRGWGVAVKIDDGSQRGMAPVVFSVLNQLGYRFNKKGLEDYISIPLKNYRQTLIGKIEAAVELSKAK; encoded by the coding sequence ATGGCTAAGACGGCATCAAAAACAGCTGCCCGACGGGAAAGAAAGAAATCACCCCCCTGCGGGCATGCTCTTTTGGCGGAGGTATATCGGGGAGGCGTTGTCGAATCGAGGCATTTTGGCTCGGTGGCCGTTGTCGACGAGAACGGAAAACTGCGCTATGCCGCCGGAAATCCGCAACTCACCACTTTCTTCCGCTCCGCCTCCAAGCCGTTCCAGGTTTTGGCGCTGATTGAAGAGGGAGGGGTTGAGCGCTACGGTTTAACGCCGGAGGAGATTGCCATCATGGCGGGGTCGCATTCCGGCCAGCCGGAGCATGTCGAGGTCATTGACCAAATTTTGGCGAAAGTCGGGATAAGCGAGCCGGATTTACAATGCGGTGTCCAGACACCGCTCTATTTCAGTTCGCAGAACAGAACTCCGGAAGCGGGTCAGCCATTTGACCAGCGGCATCACAACTGCTCTGGCAAGCATTCGGGAATGATAGCCCTGGCAAAAATTCTTGGCGAGGATGTTTCCAACTATCTTAATCCCAAAGGCAAGACCCAGCGGCGGATAATGGAAGGGGTGGCGGCGGCGTGCCAGTTCCCCGCCCCACAAATGGCAGTTTCCACGGACGGTTGTTCGGCCCCCAACCCGGCTGTACCACTTTACCATATGGCATGGGGTTTTGCGCGATTGGCCTCCGCATCCCGACTCAAGGGAGCTTTTAGCCGGGCGCTGCAAAAAGTGCTGGAGGCGATGCAGCGTTACCCGCTCATGGTTTCGGGAGAAAAAAGGCTGGATTATCTTCTTGCGAAAACCTTCAATGGCAAGATTGTTGCCAAGGCGGGAGCCGAGGCGGTCGAATGTCTTGGATTGACGGACAGGGGGTGGGGCGTGGCTGTCAAAATTGACGATGGATCGCAACGAGGAATGGCGCCCGTGGTTTTTTCTGTTTTGAATCAATTGGGATACCGGTTTAATAAAAAAGGGTTGG